The following coding sequences are from one Collimonas arenae window:
- a CDS encoding transporter substrate-binding domain-containing protein yields the protein MKKFIFTLVLTLSAAASSVSAQTTPTRLDEIIKSGTLRVCMTGDYKPFTFLKGDNSFEGIDVDLAQSLAKALGVEARFVKTSWTNLTNDFLEKCDIAMGGVSVTLERQKKVSFSVPHMVDGKAAIARCADVGKFQSLAAIDQPSTRAIVNPGGTNERFARANYKQAQLILHPDNVTIFDQIVQGKADVMVTDASETMWQAKLHPQLCSIHPDQPLQFSEKAFMLPRGDVPFKEFVDTWMHQLKATGEYDRVFNQWLK from the coding sequence ATGAAGAAGTTTATTTTTACGCTCGTTTTAACGCTCAGCGCAGCAGCCTCCTCGGTCTCGGCCCAAACCACGCCAACGCGGCTGGATGAGATCATCAAGTCAGGCACCCTGCGTGTCTGCATGACCGGCGACTACAAACCGTTCACCTTCCTGAAAGGCGACAACAGTTTCGAAGGCATTGATGTCGACCTGGCGCAATCACTGGCCAAGGCGCTCGGCGTCGAAGCGCGCTTCGTCAAGACCAGCTGGACTAACCTGACCAACGACTTCCTGGAGAAATGCGATATCGCGATGGGTGGCGTGTCGGTGACACTGGAGCGCCAGAAGAAAGTATCGTTTTCGGTACCGCACATGGTGGATGGCAAGGCCGCCATTGCGCGCTGCGCCGATGTCGGCAAATTCCAGTCGCTGGCGGCCATTGACCAGCCGAGCACGCGTGCCATCGTCAATCCGGGCGGCACCAACGAACGCTTTGCGCGCGCCAACTACAAGCAGGCGCAACTGATCCTGCATCCGGACAACGTCACCATCTTCGACCAGATCGTACAAGGCAAAGCCGATGTCATGGTGACCGACGCCAGCGAGACGATGTGGCAGGCAAAACTGCATCCGCAACTGTGTTCGATCCACCCTGACCAGCCGCTACAGTTCTCGGAAAAGGCATTCATGCTGCCGCGCGGCGACGTGCCGTTTAAAGAATTTGTCGATACGTGGATGCACCAGCTGAAGGCCACCGGCGAATACGACCGCGTGTTCAATCAGTGGCTGAAGTAA
- a CDS encoding SGNH/GDSL hydrolase family protein, with product MRRWLPELIALPLLPWLIVQGRRARRVTPRLPEAMGPTIGQARIVADAGETPQRPLALLTIGESPVAGVGVATHYEAITGQFAAALAARLQRTITWQAVGQNGATISMAVKTMLPQVASQKVDIVLIAFGVNDTTSFRSCRRYRAELLQLMRDLQAHVSPRLMVISGIPPIHAFPALPEPLRYVLGMKAKALDETVEHLISNLPVDLRSVRVTRVPMLIDINDRDLMASDGYHPSASGVALWARQLATAVAAHLKSIKKSKAAQNAASKQG from the coding sequence TATTGCCATGGTTGATTGTGCAAGGCCGCCGCGCGCGCCGCGTCACGCCGCGCCTGCCGGAGGCAATGGGGCCGACGATCGGCCAGGCGCGCATTGTCGCCGACGCCGGCGAGACGCCGCAGCGACCACTGGCCCTGTTGACTATCGGTGAGTCGCCGGTGGCCGGGGTTGGCGTCGCCACGCATTATGAGGCGATCACCGGTCAGTTTGCCGCTGCCTTGGCAGCGCGCCTGCAGCGCACGATTACCTGGCAGGCTGTCGGCCAGAACGGTGCGACGATCAGCATGGCGGTCAAGACCATGCTGCCGCAGGTGGCATCACAAAAAGTCGATATCGTGCTCATCGCATTTGGTGTCAACGATACCACTTCGTTCCGCTCCTGCCGCCGCTACCGCGCCGAGCTGCTGCAACTGATGCGCGATTTGCAGGCGCATGTGTCGCCGCGTCTGATGGTGATTTCCGGCATTCCGCCGATCCATGCCTTCCCGGCGCTGCCGGAACCGTTGCGCTATGTGCTCGGCATGAAAGCCAAGGCGCTGGATGAAACGGTCGAGCACCTGATTTCCAACCTGCCTGTCGACCTGCGGAGTGTTCGGGTGACGCGGGTGCCGATGCTGATCGATATCAACGATCGCGACCTGATGGCTTCCGACGGCTACCATCCATCGGCTAGCGGTGTTGCGCTGTGGGCGCGCCAGCTGGCGACCGCGGTTGCCGCCCACCTGAAATCGATCAAGAAGAGCAAGGCCGCGCAGAATGCGGCCAGCAAGCAGGGCTGA
- a CDS encoding PLP-dependent aminotransferase family protein, with protein sequence MRIASLTDFLLMRIERGADGRIAKTRGSAKTTASNGNAAAPLNRQIYLAIREAILSQLLPSGLQLPSSRDLAGELGISRNTVTYAYEQLIAEGYLETRPGSGTFIADTTPDQIPEARLNTLPLTDPSGQSELSAHGAQLIRQAGVSDLQWGAFMPGVPDVTLFPNKIWSRLQNKHWRRSRAELLTYGEAGGYLPLREAIAEYLRMARSVNCNASQVIITTGIHQSLDIVVKLLGEHGDSAWVEDPCYWGTRSVLNSLGIKPVAIPVDAEGMRMRLANLRQPPRFICATPSHQYPLGMVMSLSRRRMLLEYAATRKVWIIEDDYDSEFRYGSRPLASLQGMDTNDRVLYMGTFSKTMFPSLRIGFLVVPESLANAFAIGVSELYRGSQVFLQAIMADFMTEGHFASHIRRMRVLYAERLQLLQAAIERHFGDRITLTGGEAGLHLALGLPPQCDDIAISRAAREVGIVARPLSRYFMNSDTARNGLLLGYACVPNEQIGPAFDKLAAIIKMHWK encoded by the coding sequence TTGCGCATCGCGTCGCTCACCGATTTCCTGCTGATGCGCATCGAACGCGGCGCCGACGGCCGCATTGCGAAGACACGCGGCAGCGCCAAGACAACGGCAAGCAACGGCAACGCCGCAGCGCCGCTCAACCGACAGATCTACCTGGCCATTCGCGAAGCCATCCTGTCGCAGCTGCTGCCCTCTGGGCTGCAACTGCCATCGTCGCGCGACCTGGCCGGCGAATTGGGTATTTCCCGCAATACGGTGACCTACGCCTACGAGCAGCTGATTGCCGAGGGTTACCTGGAAACCCGCCCCGGCTCCGGCACCTTCATCGCCGACACGACACCCGACCAGATTCCCGAGGCGCGCCTCAACACGCTGCCGTTGACCGATCCCAGCGGCCAGTCGGAACTGTCGGCACACGGCGCGCAACTGATCCGGCAGGCTGGCGTCAGCGATCTGCAATGGGGCGCGTTCATGCCGGGCGTGCCGGACGTGACGCTGTTTCCCAACAAGATCTGGAGCCGCCTGCAAAACAAACACTGGCGGCGATCACGCGCTGAACTACTGACCTATGGCGAGGCCGGCGGCTACCTGCCGCTACGCGAAGCGATCGCCGAATACCTGCGCATGGCGCGTTCGGTCAACTGCAATGCCAGCCAGGTCATCATCACCACCGGCATCCATCAATCGCTGGACATCGTGGTCAAGCTGCTGGGCGAGCATGGCGACAGCGCCTGGGTTGAAGATCCTTGTTATTGGGGTACGCGCAGCGTGCTCAACTCGCTCGGCATCAAGCCGGTGGCGATCCCGGTCGACGCAGAAGGCATGCGCATGCGGCTCGCCAACCTGCGCCAGCCACCGCGCTTCATCTGCGCCACGCCGTCGCACCAGTATCCGCTCGGCATGGTGATGAGCCTGTCGCGGCGACGCATGCTGCTGGAATACGCAGCGACCCGCAAGGTGTGGATCATCGAGGACGACTACGACAGCGAATTCCGCTATGGCAGCCGGCCGCTGGCGTCGCTGCAAGGCATGGATACCAACGACCGCGTGCTGTACATGGGCACCTTCAGCAAAACCATGTTTCCCAGCCTGCGGATCGGCTTCCTGGTGGTGCCCGAGTCGCTGGCGAATGCCTTTGCGATCGGCGTCTCCGAGCTGTATCGCGGCAGCCAGGTGTTCCTCCAGGCGATCATGGCCGACTTCATGACTGAGGGCCATTTCGCTTCGCATATCCGGCGCATGCGCGTATTGTATGCCGAGCGCCTGCAACTGCTGCAAGCCGCCATCGAGCGCCATTTCGGCGACCGCATCACACTCACCGGCGGCGAAGCGGGCCTGCATCTGGCGCTTGGCCTGCCGCCGCAATGCGATGACATTGCGATCAGCCGCGCGGCGCGCGAAGTTGGCATCGTGGCGCGGCCGCTGTCGCGCTATTTCATGAACAGCGATACAGCCCGCAACGGTTTGTTGCTGGGTTATGCCTGCGTGCCGAATGAACAGATCGGGCCGGCTTTCGACAAGCTGGCTGCCATCATCAAAATGCACTGGAAATAA